In Candidatus Contubernalis alkalaceticus, the following proteins share a genomic window:
- the greA gene encoding transcription elongation factor GreA, with protein sequence MVSKEVILTHGGLLKLEKELEQLKSVKRKEVASRIKIAIDFGDISENSEYEDAKNEQAFIEGRIITLEKMLRNAILIDEGEINTDNVSVGSTVTLKDLEFDEDVDYTIVGTAEANPGENKISNESPVGKAILGKPVGSIVEVSVPAGNIKYQILSIKK encoded by the coding sequence ATGGTAAGCAAAGAAGTTATTCTTACTCACGGTGGTTTACTAAAGCTAGAAAAGGAATTGGAGCAATTAAAATCAGTTAAGAGAAAAGAGGTAGCATCCCGAATTAAGATAGCTATTGATTTTGGTGATATTAGCGAAAATTCTGAATATGAGGATGCGAAAAACGAACAGGCCTTTATTGAGGGAAGGATTATAACCCTTGAGAAGATGCTGAGGAATGCTATATTAATTGATGAGGGTGAAATTAATACAGATAATGTCAGTGTAGGCAGCACTGTTACTTTGAAGGATTTAGAATTTGATGAGGATGTTGATTATACTATTGTAGGGACAGCAGAGGCAAATCCTGGGGAGAATAAGATCTCTAATGAATCACCGGTGGGAAAAGCTATTCTTGGCAAGCCCGTGGGCAGTATTGTGGAGGTTTCCGTTCCGGCAGGAAATATCAAATATCAGATTCTAAGCATAAAAAAATAA
- a CDS encoding shikimate dehydrogenase yields MGKFAFIIHPIELEDIYRKYKFMRRWPKKLVEAVVKIVPPMKVSEITGIKSSHGETSGWFVSCSLTSRQMVTLPEDYVLEKIIKSCQKAEELGAEIIGLGAMTSVVGDAGITIAKNLKVAVTTGNSYTVATALQGAKEAARLMGVDMDRAEILIVGATGSIGSAAARILAREAGFLTLLARDERKLNALSQRIMSENGLAVKVTSNLKRAVPAADIIVTVTGSAEAVIDVNDLKPGAVVCDVARPRDVSKKVAELRDDILVIEGGVVRVPGEDANFNFNFGFPPQTSYACMAETMILAMENRHENFSLGRDIRVPQIDVISNLADKHGFKLAGFRSFEKAVEPEQIKGIRERALQKKGIPV; encoded by the coding sequence TTGGGCAAATTTGCGTTTATAATTCACCCCATTGAGCTGGAGGATATTTATCGTAAATATAAATTTATGCGCCGCTGGCCTAAAAAACTGGTGGAGGCGGTTGTAAAGATAGTGCCTCCCATGAAGGTTTCGGAAATTACTGGAATAAAATCCTCCCATGGGGAGACCTCCGGTTGGTTTGTTTCCTGTTCCCTTACCTCCAGGCAGATGGTCACCTTACCGGAGGATTATGTACTGGAGAAGATTATTAAATCATGTCAAAAGGCAGAGGAGCTGGGGGCGGAAATTATCGGCCTGGGGGCTATGACCTCTGTGGTGGGCGATGCCGGCATTACCATTGCCAAAAATCTAAAGGTAGCAGTTACAACGGGCAATAGTTACACGGTAGCTACGGCGCTTCAGGGGGCTAAGGAAGCAGCCCGTTTGATGGGAGTGGATATGGACCGGGCGGAAATTCTCATTGTGGGGGCTACCGGTTCTATCGGCAGTGCGGCAGCCCGTATTTTGGCCCGGGAGGCTGGATTTCTTACTCTGCTGGCCCGGGATGAGAGGAAGCTTAATGCTTTGTCACAGCGGATTATGTCGGAGAACGGTTTGGCAGTGAAGGTTACCTCCAATCTCAAAAGAGCGGTTCCTGCCGCAGACATTATTGTAACTGTTACCGGTTCTGCAGAGGCGGTAATCGATGTAAATGATTTAAAGCCTGGTGCGGTAGTGTGTGATGTGGCCCGCCCCCGGGATGTTTCAAAAAAAGTAGCAGAGCTGCGGGATGATATTTTAGTCATCGAAGGGGGCGTGGTCCGGGTGCCCGGAGAGGATGCAAACTTTAACTTTAATTTCGGATTCCCCCCCCAAACCTCTTACGCCTGTATGGCGGAAACTATGATTTTAGCTATGGAAAATCGACATGAAAATTTTTCATTGGGCAGGGATATAAGGGTCCCCCAAATTGATGTGATAAGCAATTTAGCTGATAAACACGGGTTTAAGTTAGCAGGTTTTAGAAGTTTTGAAAAAGCGGTTGAGCCGGAACAAATTAAAGGGATCAGGGAAAGAGCCCTGCAAAAAAAAGGAATACCTGTTTAA
- a CDS encoding quinate 5-dehydrogenase: MKHVISVSLGSSKRNHSVEIELLGEKYKVERIGTNGDMEAMIRMFRELDGKVDAFGLGGMDLYIFAGEKRYTLREAIKVVSAVQLTPILDGSGLKNTLERKAIKYLEENTSLIGPETKVLIVCAMDRFGMAQSLDSLGCKLVLGDLMFVLGLPIPLRKMKTMYSVAKVLVPLVRLLPFKYLYPTGSKQEEVKPKFSQYYLKADIIAGDYHFIRRNMPPGLEGKSIITNTVTSEDVQMLKERGIKYLVTTTPEIQGRSFGTNVMEALLVAASGKTTELTPGEYSKLLSEINFAPRVELLNP; this comes from the coding sequence TTGAAACATGTAATCAGTGTAAGTTTGGGTTCTTCTAAACGAAATCACAGTGTAGAAATTGAACTCTTAGGTGAAAAATATAAGGTGGAACGGATTGGCACCAATGGAGACATGGAAGCTATGATCAGGATGTTTAGAGAGTTGGACGGTAAAGTAGATGCTTTTGGCCTGGGAGGAATGGACTTATATATATTTGCCGGAGAAAAGCGTTATACTCTGAGAGAAGCTATAAAGGTGGTTTCTGCGGTTCAGTTAACCCCAATTTTAGATGGTTCCGGCCTGAAAAATACCCTGGAACGAAAAGCTATAAAATATTTGGAGGAAAATACTTCTTTGATTGGCCCTGAGACTAAAGTGCTGATTGTATGTGCCATGGACCGCTTTGGCATGGCTCAGTCCCTGGATTCTCTGGGATGTAAGCTGGTTTTGGGGGACTTAATGTTTGTGTTGGGACTTCCTATTCCTTTAAGGAAGATGAAAACCATGTATAGTGTTGCTAAAGTGTTGGTGCCTCTTGTCAGGCTGCTCCCCTTTAAATATCTTTATCCTACCGGCTCTAAGCAGGAGGAAGTGAAACCAAAATTTAGCCAGTATTATCTAAAGGCGGATATCATTGCCGGGGATTATCATTTTATTCGCAGGAATATGCCCCCTGGCCTGGAGGGTAAGTCTATTATCACTAACACAGTGACCTCTGAGGACGTTCAGATGCTAAAAGAAAGGGGAATTAAATATCTGGTTACCACTACCCCGGAAATCCAAGGGAGGTCCTTTGGGACCAATGTAATGGAAGCTCTGCTGGTGGCTGCTTCTGGAAAAACTACTGAGCTTACTCCGGGGGAATATAGTAAACTGCTGTCTGAAATTAACTTTGCTCCACGGGTAGAGTTGTTAAATCCGTAA
- a CDS encoding COG3415 family protein, which produces MELVRIGNKLVSKEKIYSMIDRIMNLRSKGSSQRETAEILGLDRSFISRLENVGEVRRGGKIALIGFPVKNKEELEEMAQGEGIDFVLLLTEIERRLLLNNRSGVELLNYLMDIIGELRDYDTVIILGSDERIKIVESLLDKEVVSLEIGRSPLTEDVYVEPGVLKSVISSLN; this is translated from the coding sequence ATGGAATTAGTAAGAATTGGCAATAAGTTGGTTAGTAAAGAAAAAATATATTCCATGATTGACAGGATAATGAACCTGAGATCTAAGGGAAGTTCTCAAAGGGAAACGGCGGAGATTTTGGGGTTGGACCGTAGTTTTATTTCCCGTTTGGAGAACGTTGGTGAAGTTCGCCGGGGGGGCAAAATAGCCTTGATCGGTTTTCCGGTGAAAAACAAAGAAGAGCTGGAAGAGATGGCTCAGGGAGAGGGGATTGATTTTGTTTTACTGCTGACTGAGATTGAGAGGCGGTTATTATTAAACAATAGAAGCGGTGTTGAACTCTTAAATTACTTGATGGATATCATTGGGGAGTTGAGGGATTATGATACCGTTATTATATTGGGCTCTGATGAAAGGATTAAAATTGTGGAATCCCTTCTGGATAAGGAAGTGGTTTCCCTGGAAATCGGCAGGTCTCCCCTGACAGAAGATGTGTATGTTGAGCCGGGAGTACTGAAAAGTGTTATTTCCTCTTTAAATTGA
- the dusB gene encoding tRNA dihydrouridine synthase DusB, with product MKQDNLIFLAPMAGVTNSAFRTIARKLGSSLVFTEMVNARGLLEKTKKSLELICFREEERPIALQLFGSDPVLMAEAACVGVEAGFDLIDLNMGCPTPKIVKNGDGAALMRNLPLARVIIDSVSKAVKVPVTLKVRKGWSEGDDAVFSLACYAEEAGLHWITVHGRTREQFYSGKADWEIIGAIKASFNIPVIGNGDVRGPLDCIRMMEETRCDGVMIGRGALGNPWIFQQCRHYLETGNLLPGPPVREVLKTCLRHLSLLVDLKGERIGVREMRKHASWYFREFPGAAALRREINTCESVKDMKEVLAKIKE from the coding sequence ATGAAACAAGATAACCTAATATTTCTTGCCCCCATGGCTGGGGTAACTAATTCAGCTTTCCGAACTATTGCCCGGAAATTGGGCTCCAGCCTGGTTTTTACAGAAATGGTTAACGCCCGGGGGCTGTTGGAGAAAACCAAAAAATCTCTGGAACTTATTTGTTTCCGGGAAGAAGAGAGGCCCATAGCGCTGCAGTTATTTGGGTCTGATCCTGTACTAATGGCTGAAGCGGCCTGTGTCGGGGTGGAAGCTGGATTTGACCTGATTGATTTGAATATGGGCTGTCCTACTCCAAAGATTGTAAAAAATGGGGATGGGGCAGCTCTTATGAGGAATCTTCCCCTGGCCCGGGTTATTATAGACTCGGTGTCTAAAGCTGTTAAGGTACCGGTTACCCTAAAAGTCAGAAAGGGTTGGTCAGAGGGAGATGATGCTGTTTTTTCCCTGGCTTGTTATGCCGAAGAAGCAGGGCTGCACTGGATTACGGTACACGGCAGGACTCGGGAACAGTTTTACAGTGGAAAAGCGGATTGGGAAATTATTGGGGCAATTAAAGCCAGCTTTAATATTCCAGTGATTGGGAATGGAGATGTCCGCGGCCCTCTTGACTGCATTAGGATGATGGAAGAGACCCGCTGTGATGGGGTAATGATCGGTCGTGGTGCTCTGGGAAACCCCTGGATTTTTCAACAATGCCGGCATTACCTGGAAACGGGAAATCTTTTACCCGGCCCTCCTGTAAGGGAGGTATTGAAAACCTGTTTAAGGCATCTATCTCTGCTGGTTGATTTAAAAGGGGAACGAATTGGGGTCAGGGAGATGAGAAAGCATGCCTCCTGGTATTTTAGAGAATTTCCGGGGGCGGCAGCTCTTCGCAGGGAGATTAATACCTGTGAGAGTGTTAAGGACATGAAGGAAGTATTAGCCAAAATCAAGGAATAA
- a CDS encoding helix-turn-helix domain-containing protein, which translates to MSLLLGKRIRGLRRLKCFTQKNMADRLGISVSMLSNIERGKKYPNIELLKKMTEILQVPQEELFVLPEMQQMKRVNG; encoded by the coding sequence GTGTCTTTGCTGCTGGGAAAACGGATCCGAGGGCTGCGCCGGTTAAAATGTTTTACTCAGAAAAATATGGCTGATAGGCTGGGGATTTCAGTGAGTATGCTGAGCAACATTGAGAGAGGGAAAAAATACCCTAACATTGAACTTTTAAAAAAAATGACGGAAATTTTGCAGGTGCCTCAGGAAGAACTATTCGTGCTGCCGGAGATGCAACAAATGAAAAGGGTAAACGGATAG
- a CDS encoding acyl-CoA dehydratase activase: MDGYMGIDVGSVSTNIVVIDEKGRVLTDLYVRTQGQPIKVVQEGLREIGARIEKEIEIKGVGTTGSARTLSGVIVGADTVKNEITAHAVAASHVVPEVQTVLEIGGQDSKIILLRDGIVIDFAMNTVCAAGTGSFLDHQAARLNIAIEDFGAMALKSESPVRIAGRCSVFAESDMIHKQQMGYKTEDITAGLCEALVRNYLNNVGKGKDVQSPVVFQGGVAANEGIKASFEKALETQVIVPKYYDVMGAIGAALLAKMEVNYKGKTSFRGFSVSEVNYKASSFECKGCPNLCEVVNISMDDRVIARWGGRCGKWEQLKDVV, translated from the coding sequence TTGGACGGTTATATGGGTATCGATGTAGGTTCAGTCAGTACCAATATTGTAGTTATCGACGAAAAGGGAAGGGTATTAACGGACCTTTACGTTAGGACTCAGGGGCAGCCCATAAAAGTTGTACAGGAAGGCCTTCGGGAAATTGGAGCAAGGATTGAAAAGGAAATAGAAATAAAAGGGGTGGGCACCACCGGCAGCGCCCGAACTCTGTCCGGGGTGATTGTGGGAGCCGATACAGTAAAGAATGAGATTACAGCCCATGCGGTGGCAGCATCCCATGTGGTGCCGGAGGTTCAAACGGTTCTGGAAATCGGTGGGCAGGATTCTAAGATTATTCTGCTGCGGGATGGTATTGTTATTGATTTTGCCATGAATACGGTTTGTGCCGCCGGGACCGGTTCATTTTTGGATCACCAGGCTGCCCGGTTAAATATTGCCATAGAAGATTTTGGTGCAATGGCTTTGAAGAGTGAAAGCCCTGTCAGAATCGCCGGACGCTGTTCAGTCTTTGCGGAGTCAGATATGATTCACAAACAGCAGATGGGATATAAAACTGAAGATATTACCGCCGGCCTTTGTGAGGCTTTGGTGAGGAATTATCTAAATAATGTGGGTAAAGGGAAAGATGTTCAGTCTCCGGTGGTTTTCCAGGGAGGTGTGGCAGCTAATGAGGGAATCAAGGCCTCCTTTGAAAAGGCTTTGGAAACTCAGGTGATTGTCCCTAAATATTATGATGTGATGGGAGCCATTGGGGCGGCACTGTTGGCTAAAATGGAAGTGAACTATAAAGGGAAAACCAGTTTTCGGGGTTTCTCCGTTAGTGAAGTGAATTATAAGGCCAGCAGTTTTGAATGTAAAGGTTGTCCTAACCTGTGTGAAGTGGTAAATATATCTATGGATGACAGGGTTATTGCCCGCTGGGGAGGACGATGTGGAAAGTGGGAACAGCTTAAAGATGTGGTGTAG